The region tttttttttttaatcgctttgtgcttttcttttcctaaaTGTGACAAGATTGATCTTCTGTACAACAGTAGAAAAATTATGTGCTGACGTTATTTCTGAGGTTTCGCTAATGGCCTAAAGAACCTGGACTATTGCGTAATCTGTGTCTATactcacagcacacacaggcagtAGACGCCTGGCACAGAGTCACTGTTGCGGACTAAGTAGCACCCATCCCGGCCATCCTGGGCAAGCCgcctttctccctcctctttgcCGATGGGTCCGTGGTAGACGGGCAGTTTTTCCATCACTCCTTCTCTCCAGATCAACTTTCTGCTCTGCTCCCCAATGCCAGTTCTaccgctctctctctgtctcgtcTTCAACTTTTTACTTTAGGCAAGCCTTTTGGTTGTCACTGCATATGCTGGAGACTGTGCACACCACAGGTAAGGCAGCTGTCAAGCCTCTCATTTGATATTTGCTCTTTGCTGTTTTCAAATGTCTGTTGGGGATCTGGGTGCTCTGATAGCAGCTCTAGCTAACCTCTAACCTTTATGACTTCGTTCTCGCAGTCTTCctctttcactgaaaaaaaagtATGTCTGCGCATACATGCAGAATGTGGGTTTCTCGATCTCTCAGGAAATGATCGTATTTTTTAACAGGAAATAACTTCAAAGATTCTAACTGAATATTTCCACAACAatagaaagcaaaaaaaaaaaaaaggaatttttttttttaaagcagtacCATCCTCcgaaacaagaaaacaagaaaacgtATGTGCTTATGCTTATGCAATGCTGAAACTAGTTTCCAGAGAAATTATCTGGAGgccttgctttgtttttgtatgaaGAGTTTTTTGCTTACGCTGTCTGTTTCCACCACCAAACCTCCATAAATAGTGCTGCGTAAAACTCACTGGAGGAAATCAGATCCTTTATCTACGGTAATGTAAAGTACATTATTATAAGTTTATCCTGCATTCAGAATCACTCTTAACAAGTTCAATGATATTATGATACTATTATTaaattgtgaaaagaaaaaatattagtttGGTGGAAAAATAGCCCCTGTGACTggtattttattaaataaaacagcattatGTTGTTGATGTGTGAGCAGCAGTTCACTGTTTTAATTGGACTTGGAGGAATTAGTCTAAACTTTTAACACAATCTGTTGTGATATCTGATATGATTTTTGGAGAAATTGGATGATTTTAATTGGATGGAACCAGGTCATTTGTAGCAATTTAAACATCTGATAATCATAAACACCTTAAATATGACAATAATCATCAATTACACactgatttaatttattcatttattcatttaaattgttGGGAATCATTCGTTTTGACACAGTCTACATAACATGATCTAAGGCATAAAGATAGCTGAAAAATGTAGTAGAGTGATGGGATACTATTTTCTGAATGCAGGACAGACAAATACCGAAAGCATCTTTGATAGTAATAATGTATTTAGTTTATTGCCAGTGATAAGATTGGAGAAAAATGTATGCAATacgttttgtttctttacttaaaaaaaagagtgatTAAAAAAGCAAGTTTACTAATTTACATCCAGTTTAATTACATACATCGATTAACATCTGATTTACAATTTTCACTAGTTGGACCAAATTGTTAGAagagattttaatttaaaagtttaaacaaGTACCCTGTACTTTTTCAGTCCACCTTTCTAAGCAGATGGCCCCACGGGGATGTTTTGAATCCCATCGCAGCTCTGTCTTTTATCAAGCATGTGTTGAAGACACTACATCTGCTCTATAGAAGACTTGGGCATCAGCTAATGAAGTTGTATGTAATGAACATACTGTGGAGCCACAACAAATTCATCCAGCAATCTGTCTTGTCAGTTGAAGAGATCTGTTCTGTCAAATTAAGGATCTGGTGATTCAAATATTGACAGTGCACTGCAGTAACATGCCATGAAGTTTTACCATGGTGATAGGACAGCATCTGGCATTTTAAATCTGTCATGTAAGGAGGTATTTCATTCTGGGTTTCAATGCTTTTCATTTAGACTGTGGTCACAACCACACGGTCCTTCAGCCCACCAAGTGTTTCTCAACAGACCCTTCAGCGAGACAGACCACATGATTCTTCCATTTTTGTTGATGCAGAATTTGTTCAGgatgtctgtttttaaacatttgaaacGGTAGCCTACGTGAGTCATCAGTCAGTGTCACAGCCATTTTTCCCTCAGCTCAAAAAGATCACGAGCTCTGGGACTAAGGGGCTCTGTCTGGGTAAGCAGCCAGGGGGGCATCTCATACGCAGCTGTTGCAGCACTTTTGCGCCATCCAGTGGATATTTTTGGAAGATTAATGAGGAAATGATACACTGCAAGGGCCTTTGAGAAGGGATTGAATACCTTTTCATGAAGTTTTACCTCTCTTTTGCAGCCAGTTTGTAAAAGCATTTCAGGCTACCTTGATTATGACGAGGAAACAGACAAATGCAGCATTTCAGCATTTAGACAGGAACAAAAAGGCATGTCCATCATGTCCGTACATGTACAGTAATAATCGCACAGCCTTGAAGAGTGCGAAGCAAAACTACACTGTTCTGGACTGGCTTTCAGCTCACAGAGGCGGCCCAGGGTCAGCACAGAACGTTTGCTCTATACTGGACACAAATAGCACACTGAGATACATCATTGATTAGCTGGCGGCTCCCTCAGCCAACAAAAGTGGCCTGACTGGAATACTTCAAAAGGACATTAGTATAAGATTATAATATCTGGCCTTGATATGTACAGAATCCATGTGAGGCATTCTGGGACGGGAGGAAAAGGGGGGGTGAGCAAACATCCATCTGTAAGGCCGACAGTAGTCCCAGCACTCTCATTCCCATTCAGTCACAGCTGTTGGAGGGTAAGATTGTGAAAAAGGAACATAAAATTGTAAATGGGATGAGTTTAACAAAATCAAAGTGCATGTGGAAGTGGACCAAATTTATTCCACAAATTCCCCATTTCAGAAGAGAAAGTCACATTCGACAACTAGACGGcagttttagaaaaatatttcttcattttatttctgtttcactcAAAGAAATACTGCGGTTTTTACAATTATATATTCAgagaataatgaaaaataaatgtaagttACATGATTATACAGATAATAGCTTGGTCCACATAGGATGGTAAAAGTAGCATGGTTATGACTGATTAATAACTCTCTCATCTCCTCTATAGTTTGGCCCAATCTGCCTTATGGAGACAAAATGTTTCACACTCGTGCTCAGAGCAAAATCTGATTTTATGACATTTGTCTAAATCTATAAATCTgataaattataattattatttttttccagaacaaACAGAAGGACTAAGCTGAAGAGAGTTGCACACATGAGCACgtgaacatgaaaacatgctaactttcctgttttgttctgttcccCTTTTCTCTGCATAAAGATATATTTTCATCCAATACCTTACGAAAATCATCAGTAGGTAAGTCTTGTAtgacaaagaaacaacacacactactgcacaaataaagaaaataaaataataaaaacgcTGTAAGAGCTGCTAAACTACTCCAGCTACGAGCTAATAAATGTAGCATTATCTGTcatctcagtttgtttgttttgcctctCAACCTAAAATCTGccactttttaatttaatgaaataaactaTATGTAAGCAAACAGTGGCTGATCCAACAGCTACATCCCCATTGATGAGAAGTGGCCAAGTCTAattgtttgcttctttttttctttttgatcttattgttattatttattataattttttatgtcTACCAGCTCCTGAGGGAAATGTCTGACTATTTAGCTATTCGGCTCCTCAATGGTCTGCTATGCTCAGCAGCCATAGTTAATGGCTGCCGGGTACAAATAGTACACTGCACATAGTGTACAgtggatttttactttttgaactttttactgaaaacagcagcctgcTGAGACGCCATGAGAGCAGTGAGAGTAAAGCTGAGGGTGGGAGAGTTAACCACTGAGCTGTAATTCACTATAAAGTCCAATGAATCTGAGTAGGTCAGCATGATGAAACCattctgctctgtctttctgATTTAATGAGATTATcacttcattttgaaataaagtgtTCATTAAATATCTGTTGTCTATCTGAATGAAGGACTTTATTATTTCAGAATTCTGACATAATTTGTTAATTAAGAAGAAACATGTGCAGTTTTCTCCTCAAGTGGAAGAATGGATTATGCCTCCAAAGaagagagctgcagctgcagtgaataATTCATCCCTACCAGTGACCCCTTTCACATTGTCACATTGTTTTCACCAGCCTCAAAACTTCCAtccctttttctcatttccatctCTTCTGTAGTTACTTTTCCTTGTTCTGTAGGGCAGAGTTGAGCTCTGCTGCaattttatagttttatagCTTTATAGAATTTTATAATACCAGCTCTGTCTAACACATCCACACTTGTATGAGTTTAGCAgtcatttgacatttattcTTTGCGGTGACAAACCATTGGAGGGCAAGGCTCCTCTCTGTGAGCTGGCTAAGAAGGACCAGTGGGCTCCACAATCGCCAGGTCTTTCAGGTCACTGAGTTTTCGAGAGAATGAGCTCAGTCTGGTGCTGAATGAGCTCCTCTTCTGATTGTGATCGTCCCCACGGGACTtcaaacaagcacacaagcCCTTGCAGAAGCCACTGAGACGGCCCCGGAAATGGTTCCCAATGAAGCAGTAGAGCATGGGGTTGATGGCTGAGTTAGAGAAGCCCAAGCAGAGGGTAAGAGGGGTGAGGTTATGAATGGTCCAGGTTACCCAGCAGCCGTCCAACCAGCCCTCACTCGTGAGCACATCCATGAAGGTCACACAGTGAAAGGGAAaccagcagaagaagaaggccAGGACTACAGCAGCAACTGTCCACAAAACCCGCTCCACCCCCCTGCCCTGCATGGGTCTGTCACTGCTTGAGCTGGGGTTCACACAGGGGGTCGGGGGTCTCTCTGGTTTACAGCTGCTCTGGTGGGATTCCGTGGATTTAAAAGAGGGCATGCTGGAGGATGGTGAGGAATTCTGCATTCTTATTGGCCATGTGCCAGCCACCAAATGTCTGCCAATAGCATAGTAACAACAAGAGATGATGATCAGAGGCAAGAGGAAGGCCAGAATTATCTTCATCAAGACCAGACTCATGTACCATGTATGAGTAGGATATAGAATCACACAGGCCTCCACACTAAAGTTCATTATATAGCGTGTGTCCCTCAGAGCCAATGTGGGGGCCGAACAAACAAACGCCAAAGCCCACACCAGGACGCACGTGAGCCGGGCACGCTTGGGGTTTCGTGCACTTTGGGAGCGGAAGGGATGCACGATGGCCAAGTAACGGTCTATGCTCATGGATGtgatgaagaagatggaggCATAAAGGTTGAAGTGGAGGAGCAGCCCACATATTTTGCAGGCCACCCGGCCAAAGGGCCAACTGTAGCCCCGGGAATAGTAGACGGCCCACAGCGGAAGAGACAGCAAGAACAGCAGGTcggacacacacaggttgaGCATGAAGGTGTTAGCTACAGTTCTCCTCGAGGTGTTGGCTTGAGCCAACACAGACACTGCCAGGATATTTGCTGTAGTTCCCAGCACACAGATAATGCTGTAGACTGTGGGTATGACTGTTGTCATGGATATAGGAGTCCAGTCTGTGCAGGGGGCGAAAGAGACGTTTGAAATCCCTGTAGTTAAAtaaggggaggaggtggagttGAAAACGGAGAGGTCATTGGGGATTGCCATTATGGAACTAGATGTACCTTTGAGTCATACAGTTTGACTTCCCTCTTTTCAGTTTTCCAAGGTTagctggaaataaaacaaaatgggagagcattaaaaatgtaactGCCTTTTATGGACGAAGAAAAAGTTTTCCTATGTGATTATCTGTAGTTGGCTCAAGTGTTTATGAGCTGTCTTACTTGATAACTAATTGCAGCACAGATACATTACACCATTCTTGAAGTTTGGCAATAATGAAATGCATACATTATGAAGGGGTTATAAGTTtgctcatttgtttctttgaaaacATACAACATACTTTGTTGATTTGTCTAAAACAGAGTTTTGAAACATtcatgatttaaataaaaaagtttttgcATAATTTTCGATTTAATAGTTTTACAGGAATATTAAAAGCCGCTAGTCGTCATCTTATTACCGCCCAGTGCACCAGCAGaatatattattaataacaaaaaaaaaaaaaaaacaaaaaaccaaaaaaacaataaaccgACAAATTGACTTTAAGGCAGACATTCAGTAACATAAAGAAAACTCTCCAATAACTCTTTccaatacaaaaaaatgacttgtagtaacaataacaacattgATCTAGTGGTAGAAAAGAGATTTGTCATCAAACCAAACCAGGcttaaaatgtcatttctaTTTCTTCTAAGACTTTATTTTACCTGGAGTTGTAGAGCATCAAGTCCAAACAGTCAAGTGGTCTTCAAAGCTCCTGCTGACTAAAGTCCATGTCTTGAAAACCGTTCCTCCAACCCTCTAAGTGAAATCTTCTCAACTGAGTATCGTGGAGCGTGTggagcgtgtttgtgtgtgtgagtgtgtgtgcttggagAAAAACAGATTGGAAGCTCTGAGAAACCAGATGAGGTTGGGGGGTCTTATAGCCCCCAGGGGTCCTCTTGATTATTGCACAACAGGGAAGTGGTCACACGTCATACCTTCAGCAGTACTGAGGGGCTGGACTTACCTGGACACAGGCCAGCCAgcggacagagagagagagcaggaagggagggagaaatAGCAACTTACTCACCCTGTTTTTGATACTatactccttttttttcctcaccaaaACCGAAAAATCAGGTCAAGATGTGTGTTGCAGTAAAAGTTGTGTCTCAAGTGACACAAGTgtgtaaaaacacaaccacatgTCTTACCTGTATATAATGAATGGGACACCAGTGTGTTTGAGGTGTCAAACTTAACTGTCCCCGTCGGGGGCCTCTGACCTAAGGAATGGAGTCTGCGTTAATTAGCAGAGCCACAAACTTTGTGTCTTGTTCGTTCTGCAAGCGGTCAGATAAGCCATGGGAAATATTTATTCTGCTTTGGCGGAAGTCAAGCCAGTGGGGCAGAGGGAGAGTGGAGGAGGTTGGGGGGAGCACAGCGTGGAAGatgaatgaggaggaggacgagcGGATACTGCAGGGAGTGAACGAGAAGatgagaaggaaagagggagagaaagaggagatcCCCTCCAGTGGTTTTTCATTAAAGCCTCTGGTGAAAGTTAATGAGGGATATGTGCAAAGCACTGAAACTGATTACATCACAGCGCCTTTGATCAACAGTGTGAGCATGCATCtatgtgtgcatgagtgtgtgcgtgtgcatgtgcacatctATGTTTCAGTACTTAAAGTCTCAGCCTGACATAGCTGGGTCGACTAAAGATGCTTCCCTctgtttacgtgtgtgtgtgtgtgtgtgtgcccagtGCACCCTGCTCCATTGAGTATCTATCAGGATGTGCCATGTTCTAATAGCCGTGGGAAAGCTGACGGTGAGGATGACGGATGAAGGtgagacaggaagcagcagcatttgAAGGCTGCAAATGAAGAGCTTCGCTCCTGTCTACTTGCACAATATGAGAAATTGGGAATGCACTGTTGCGGAACTATTAAAATGGG is a window of Echeneis naucrates chromosome 10, fEcheNa1.1, whole genome shotgun sequence DNA encoding:
- the agtr2 gene encoding type-2 angiotensin II receptor, with amino-acid sequence MAIPNDLSVFNSTSSPYLTTGISNVSFAPCTDWTPISMTTVIPTVYSIICVLGTTANILAVSVLAQANTSRRTVANTFMLNLCVSDLLFLLSLPLWAVYYSRGYSWPFGRVACKICGLLLHFNLYASIFFITSMSIDRYLAIVHPFRSQSARNPKRARLTCVLVWALAFVCSAPTLALRDTRYIMNFSVEACVILYPTHTWYMSLVLMKIILAFLLPLIIISCCYYAIGRHLVAGTWPIRMQNSSPSSSMPSFKSTESHQSSCKPERPPTPCVNPSSSSDRPMQGRGVERVLWTVAAVVLAFFFCWFPFHCVTFMDVLTSEGWLDGCWVTWTIHNLTPLTLCLGFSNSAINPMLYCFIGNHFRGRLSGFCKGLCACLKSRGDDHNQKRSSFSTRLSSFSRKLSDLKDLAIVEPTGPS